In the Bos javanicus breed banteng chromosome 28, ARS-OSU_banteng_1.0, whole genome shotgun sequence genome, one interval contains:
- the ZNF32 gene encoding zinc finger protein 32 isoform X1: MFGFPTATLLDCHGRYAQNVAFFTYWCFLHDFPLILPDVMTEAHHKYDQSEATGSSSWDFQSSFRREKLEQKSPDSKTLQEDSPGVRQRAYECQECGKSFRQKGSLTLHERIHTGQKPFECTHCGKSFRAKGNLVTHQRIHTGEKPYQCKECGKSFSQRGSLAVHERLHTGQKPYECAICQRSFRNQSNLAVHRRVHSGEKPYRCDQCGKAFSQKGSLIVHIRVHTGLKPYACAQCRKSFHTRGNCVLHGKIHTGETPYLCGQCGKSFTQRGSLAVHQRSCSQRLTL; encoded by the exons ATGTTTGGATTTCCAACAGCTACCCTGCTGGACTGTCATGGAAGATATGCCCAGAATGTAGCCTTTTTCA CATATTGGTGCTTCTTACATGACTTCCCTCTCATTTTACCAGATGTGATGACAGAAGCCCACCACAAATATGATCAGTCTGAGGCCACAGGATCCTCAAGCTGGGATTTCCAGAGTTCTTTCAGAAGAGAGAAGCTGGAACAAAAATCCCCAGATTCTAAGACACTACAGGAAGATTCACCTGGAGTGAGACAGAGGGCCTATGAGTGCCAGGAATGTGGAAAGTCCTTCAGGCAGAAGGGTAGTCTAACATTACATGAGAGAATCCACACCGGTCAGAAGCCCTTTGAGTGTACCCATTGTGGAAAAAGCTTTAGGGCCAAAGGCAATCTTGTTACACATCAGCGAATacacacaggagagaagccctATCAGTGCAAGGAGTGTGGGAAAAGCTTTAGTCAACGAGGTAGTCTGGCCGTTCATGAAAGACTCCACACGGGACAGAAACCCTATGAGTGTGCTATTTGTCAGAGAAGCTTCAGGAATCAAAGTAACCTTGCTGTTCACAGAAGAGTTCATAGTGGTGAGAAGCcctatagatgtgatcagtgtgGAAAAGCCTTCAGTCAGAAAGGAAGTTTAATTGTTCATATCAGAGTCCACACAGGCCTGAAACCCTATGCCTGTGCACAATGCAGGAAGAGTTTCCACACCAGGGGGAATTGTGTTCTGCATGGCAAAATCCACACAGGAGAGACACCCTATCTGTGTGGCCAGTGTGGGAAAAGCTTCACTCAGAGAGGGAGTCTGGCTGTGCACCAGCGAAGCTGCTCACAAAGGCTCACCCTGTAA
- the ZNF32 gene encoding zinc finger protein 32 isoform X3: MRNAYWCFLHDFPLILPDVMTEAHHKYDQSEATGSSSWDFQSSFRREKLEQKSPDSKTLQEDSPGVRQRAYECQECGKSFRQKGSLTLHERIHTGQKPFECTHCGKSFRAKGNLVTHQRIHTGEKPYQCKECGKSFSQRGSLAVHERLHTGQKPYECAICQRSFRNQSNLAVHRRVHSGEKPYRCDQCGKAFSQKGSLIVHIRVHTGLKPYACAQCRKSFHTRGNCVLHGKIHTGETPYLCGQCGKSFTQRGSLAVHQRSCSQRLTL, translated from the exons ATGAGAAATG CATATTGGTGCTTCTTACATGACTTCCCTCTCATTTTACCAGATGTGATGACAGAAGCCCACCACAAATATGATCAGTCTGAGGCCACAGGATCCTCAAGCTGGGATTTCCAGAGTTCTTTCAGAAGAGAGAAGCTGGAACAAAAATCCCCAGATTCTAAGACACTACAGGAAGATTCACCTGGAGTGAGACAGAGGGCCTATGAGTGCCAGGAATGTGGAAAGTCCTTCAGGCAGAAGGGTAGTCTAACATTACATGAGAGAATCCACACCGGTCAGAAGCCCTTTGAGTGTACCCATTGTGGAAAAAGCTTTAGGGCCAAAGGCAATCTTGTTACACATCAGCGAATacacacaggagagaagccctATCAGTGCAAGGAGTGTGGGAAAAGCTTTAGTCAACGAGGTAGTCTGGCCGTTCATGAAAGACTCCACACGGGACAGAAACCCTATGAGTGTGCTATTTGTCAGAGAAGCTTCAGGAATCAAAGTAACCTTGCTGTTCACAGAAGAGTTCATAGTGGTGAGAAGCcctatagatgtgatcagtgtgGAAAAGCCTTCAGTCAGAAAGGAAGTTTAATTGTTCATATCAGAGTCCACACAGGCCTGAAACCCTATGCCTGTGCACAATGCAGGAAGAGTTTCCACACCAGGGGGAATTGTGTTCTGCATGGCAAAATCCACACAGGAGAGACACCCTATCTGTGTGGCCAGTGTGGGAAAAGCTTCACTCAGAGAGGGAGTCTGGCTGTGCACCAGCGAAGCTGCTCACAAAGGCTCACCCTGTAA
- the ZNF32 gene encoding zinc finger protein 32 isoform X4 — protein sequence MRNDVMTEAHHKYDQSEATGSSSWDFQSSFRREKLEQKSPDSKTLQEDSPGVRQRAYECQECGKSFRQKGSLTLHERIHTGQKPFECTHCGKSFRAKGNLVTHQRIHTGEKPYQCKECGKSFSQRGSLAVHERLHTGQKPYECAICQRSFRNQSNLAVHRRVHSGEKPYRCDQCGKAFSQKGSLIVHIRVHTGLKPYACAQCRKSFHTRGNCVLHGKIHTGETPYLCGQCGKSFTQRGSLAVHQRSCSQRLTL from the exons ATGAGAAATG ATGTGATGACAGAAGCCCACCACAAATATGATCAGTCTGAGGCCACAGGATCCTCAAGCTGGGATTTCCAGAGTTCTTTCAGAAGAGAGAAGCTGGAACAAAAATCCCCAGATTCTAAGACACTACAGGAAGATTCACCTGGAGTGAGACAGAGGGCCTATGAGTGCCAGGAATGTGGAAAGTCCTTCAGGCAGAAGGGTAGTCTAACATTACATGAGAGAATCCACACCGGTCAGAAGCCCTTTGAGTGTACCCATTGTGGAAAAAGCTTTAGGGCCAAAGGCAATCTTGTTACACATCAGCGAATacacacaggagagaagccctATCAGTGCAAGGAGTGTGGGAAAAGCTTTAGTCAACGAGGTAGTCTGGCCGTTCATGAAAGACTCCACACGGGACAGAAACCCTATGAGTGTGCTATTTGTCAGAGAAGCTTCAGGAATCAAAGTAACCTTGCTGTTCACAGAAGAGTTCATAGTGGTGAGAAGCcctatagatgtgatcagtgtgGAAAAGCCTTCAGTCAGAAAGGAAGTTTAATTGTTCATATCAGAGTCCACACAGGCCTGAAACCCTATGCCTGTGCACAATGCAGGAAGAGTTTCCACACCAGGGGGAATTGTGTTCTGCATGGCAAAATCCACACAGGAGAGACACCCTATCTGTGTGGCCAGTGTGGGAAAAGCTTCACTCAGAGAGGGAGTCTGGCTGTGCACCAGCGAAGCTGCTCACAAAGGCTCACCCTGTAA
- the ZNF32 gene encoding zinc finger protein 32 isoform X2, with protein sequence MFGFPTATLLDCHGRYAQNVAFFNVMTEAHHKYDQSEATGSSSWDFQSSFRREKLEQKSPDSKTLQEDSPGVRQRAYECQECGKSFRQKGSLTLHERIHTGQKPFECTHCGKSFRAKGNLVTHQRIHTGEKPYQCKECGKSFSQRGSLAVHERLHTGQKPYECAICQRSFRNQSNLAVHRRVHSGEKPYRCDQCGKAFSQKGSLIVHIRVHTGLKPYACAQCRKSFHTRGNCVLHGKIHTGETPYLCGQCGKSFTQRGSLAVHQRSCSQRLTL encoded by the exons ATGTTTGGATTTCCAACAGCTACCCTGCTGGACTGTCATGGAAGATATGCCCAGAATGTAGCCTTTTTCA ATGTGATGACAGAAGCCCACCACAAATATGATCAGTCTGAGGCCACAGGATCCTCAAGCTGGGATTTCCAGAGTTCTTTCAGAAGAGAGAAGCTGGAACAAAAATCCCCAGATTCTAAGACACTACAGGAAGATTCACCTGGAGTGAGACAGAGGGCCTATGAGTGCCAGGAATGTGGAAAGTCCTTCAGGCAGAAGGGTAGTCTAACATTACATGAGAGAATCCACACCGGTCAGAAGCCCTTTGAGTGTACCCATTGTGGAAAAAGCTTTAGGGCCAAAGGCAATCTTGTTACACATCAGCGAATacacacaggagagaagccctATCAGTGCAAGGAGTGTGGGAAAAGCTTTAGTCAACGAGGTAGTCTGGCCGTTCATGAAAGACTCCACACGGGACAGAAACCCTATGAGTGTGCTATTTGTCAGAGAAGCTTCAGGAATCAAAGTAACCTTGCTGTTCACAGAAGAGTTCATAGTGGTGAGAAGCcctatagatgtgatcagtgtgGAAAAGCCTTCAGTCAGAAAGGAAGTTTAATTGTTCATATCAGAGTCCACACAGGCCTGAAACCCTATGCCTGTGCACAATGCAGGAAGAGTTTCCACACCAGGGGGAATTGTGTTCTGCATGGCAAAATCCACACAGGAGAGACACCCTATCTGTGTGGCCAGTGTGGGAAAAGCTTCACTCAGAGAGGGAGTCTGGCTGTGCACCAGCGAAGCTGCTCACAAAGGCTCACCCTGTAA
- the ZNF239 gene encoding zinc finger protein 239, with protein sequence MESEDYSSLKVPIQMATQDSSFCKKEPQDPQESKSLFVPEESTERKLTGAKSPPIEHCSENLQDKLVADVKEVVLPLLKGETVCHTGQLKESLEPFDYNHKDVCGWKSRVASHHYQRAHTEEKPCSHQDCGKTCTASPGGHPGEKIRPSQKVFKCSQCGRDFRERSDLVLHQRDHTEEKPYRCDQCGKGFTRSSSLLIHREVHADEKPYKCDKCGKGFTRSSSLLIHHSVHTGEKPYKCDKCGKGFTQSSKLHIHQRVHTGEKPYECGECGMSFSQRSNLHIHQRIHTGERPYKCGECGKGFSQSSNLHIHRCSHTGEKPYQCYDCGKGFSQSSDLRIHLRVHTGEKPYHCGKCGKGFSQSSKLLIHQRVHTGEKPYECNKCGKGFSQSSNLHIHQRVHRKDPH encoded by the coding sequence ATGGAGAGTGAAGACTATTCATCTTTGAAAGTCCCAATCCAGATGGCCACCCAGGACTCCTCATTCTGTAAGAAAGAGCCCCAGGATCCTCAGGAAAGCAAAAGTCTGTTTGTACCTGAAGAAAGCACTGAGAGGAAACTGACAGGGGCAAAAAGTCCTCCCATCGAGCATTGTTCAGAGAACCTTCAAGATAAACTTGTGGCTGATGTAAAAGAAGTAGTCTTGCCATTGCTCAAAGGGGAGACAGTCTGCCATACTGGCCAGTTGAAAGAATCCTTGGAGCCCTTTGACTATAACCACAAAGACGTTTGTGGTTGGAAATCTCGGGTGGCCAGTCATCATTATCAGAGAGCTCATACAGAGGAGAAGCCCTGTAGCCATCAAGACTGTGGGAAAACATGTACCGCCAGCCCAGGTGGTCACCCTGGTGAGAAAATCCGCCCTTCACAGAAAGTATTCAAATGTAGTCAGTGTGGCAGGGACTTCAGGGAGCGCTCAGATCTAGTCCTTCATCAGAGGGACCACACTGAAGAAAAGCCCTACAGATGTGATCAGTGTGGGAAGGGCTTCACAAGGAGCTCAAGTCTCCTCATCCACCGTGAAGTCCACGCAGATGAGAAGCCTTATAAGTGCGATAAGTGTGGAAAGGGCTTCACCAGGAGTTCAAGTCTGCTCATTCATCACTCAGTCCACACAGGTGAGAAGCCTTATAAATGCGACAAGTGCGGGAAGGGCTTTACTCAGAGCTCCAAACTGCACATCCACCAGCGAGTGCACACTGGCGAGAAGCCCTACGAGTGTGGGGAGTGCGGCATGAGCTTCAGTCAGCGCTCCAACCTGCACATCCACCAGCGCATCCACACAGGGGAGAGGCCCTACAAGTGTGGGGAGTGCGGAAAGGGCTTCAGTCAGAGCTCAAACCTTCACATCCACCGCTGTTcacacacaggggagaagccTTACCAGTGCTACGACTGCGGGAAGGGCTTCAGCCAGAGCTCAGACCTCCGCATCCACCTGAGAGTCCACACTGGGGAGAAGCCCTATCACTGTGGCAAGTGTGGGAAGGGCTTCAGCCAGAGCTCCAAACTCCTCATCCACCAGAGAGtccacactggagagaagccctacGAGTGCAACAAATGTGGGAAGGGCTTCAGCCAGAGCTCCAACCTCCACATCCACCAGCGGGTCCACAGGAAAGATCCCCATTAA